In Canis lupus dingo isolate Sandy chromosome 12, ASM325472v2, whole genome shotgun sequence, the following proteins share a genomic window:
- the PACSIN1 gene encoding LOW QUALITY PROTEIN: protein kinase C and casein kinase substrate in neurons protein 1 (The sequence of the model RefSeq protein was modified relative to this genomic sequence to represent the inferred CDS: inserted 1 base in 1 codon) — MSGSYDEASLAPEETTDSFWEVGNYKRTVKRIDDGHRLCNDLMNCVQERAKIEKAYAQQLTDWAKRWRQLIEKGPQYGSLERAWGAIMTEADKVSELHQEVKNNLLNEDLEKVKNWQKDAYHKQIMGGFKETKEAEDGFRKAQKPWAKKMKELEAAKKAYHLACKEEKLAMTREMNSKTEQSVTPEQQKKLQDKVDKCKQDVQKTQEKYEKVLDDVGKTTPQYMEGMEQVFEQCQQFEEKRLVFLKEVLLDIKRHLNLAENSSYVHVYRELEQAIRGADAQDDLRWFRSTSGPGMPMNWPQFEEWNPDLPHTATKKEKQPKKAEGVTLTNATGVVETTSQAGDRGSVSSYDRGQPYATEWSDDESGNPFGGNEANGXSNPFEDDAKGVRVRALYDYDGQEQDELSFKAGDELTKLGEEDEQGWCRGRLDSGQLGLYPANYVEAI, encoded by the exons ATGTCTGGCTCCTACGACGAGGCCTCGCTAGCTCCGGAGGAGACCACTGACAGCTTCTGGGAG GTGGGGAACTACAAGCGGACGGTGAAGCGCATCGACGACGGCCACCGCCTGTGTAACGACCTGATGAACTGCGTGCAGGAGCGCGCCAAGATCGAGAAGGCGTACGCACAGCAGCTCACCGACTGGGCCAAGCGCTGGCGCCAGCTCATCGAGAAAG GGCCACAGTATGGCAGCCTGGAGAGGGCCTGGGGTGCCATCATGACAGAGGCGGACAAGGTGAGCGAACTGCACCAGGAAGTAAAGAACAATCTGCTGAATGAGGACCTGGAGAAGGTCAAGAACTGGCAAAAGGATGCCTATCACAAGCAGATCATGGGCGGCTTCAAGGAGACCAAGGAGGCTGAAGACGGCTTCCGCAAGGCCCAGAAGCCCTGGGCCAAGAAGATGAAGGAG CTAGAGGCAGCGAAGAAGGCCTACCATCTGGCCTGCAAGGAGGAGAAGCTGGCCATGACACGGGAGATGAACAGCAAGACGGAGCAGTCAGTGACGCCCGAGCAGCAGAAGAAGCTGCAGGACAAAGTGGACAAGTGCAAGCAGGATGTCCAGAAG ACGCAGGAGAAGTATGAGAAGGTGCTGGATGACGTGGGCAAGACCACACCCCAGTACATGGAGGGCATGGAGCAGGTGTTCGAACAGTGCCAGCAGTTTGAGGAAAAGCGGCTGGTCTTCCTCAAGGAGGTGCTGCTGGACATCAAACGTCACCTAAACCTAGCTGAGAATAGCAG CTATGTCCATGTGTATCGGGAGCTGGAGCAGGCTATCCGGGGGGCCGATGCCCAGGATGACCTCAGGTGGTTCCGCAGCACCAGCGGCCCTGGTATGCCCATGAACTGGCCCCAGTTTGAG GAGTGGAACCCAGACCTTCCTCACACTGCcaccaagaaagagaaacagcCCAAGAAGGCAGAGGGGGTGACGCTGACCAATGCCACTGGAGTGGTGGAGACCACATCCCAGGCTGGGGACCGTGGCAG CGTTAGCAGCTACGACCGGGGCCAGCCTTATGCCACCGAGTGGTCAGATGACGAGAGTGGGAACCCATTTGGGGGCAATGAGGCCAACG GCTCCAACCCCTTCGAGGACGACGCCAAGGGAGTGCGTGTGCGGGCGCTCTACGACTACGACGGCCAGGAGCAGGATGAGCTCAGCTTCAAGGCTG GAGATGAGCTCACCAAGCTGGGCGAGGAGGACGAGCAGGGATGGTGCCGCGGGCGGCTGGACAGTGGGCAGCTGGGCCTCTACCCCGCAAACTACGTGGAGGCCATCTAG